In the genome of Diabrotica undecimpunctata isolate CICGRU chromosome 2, icDiaUnde3, whole genome shotgun sequence, the window tttacaaatattatttttctataattcttaaaaactaacaaaaacctctttctaaaatctcttctattgtctttaatgactgcattaatgtattttgaaaaacccggttcaattgtctttggctttcacttaaacttatgcgggtcactcaagtataacaaagaaataatttatgtatagcttacattttgtttagtacaggtaatccaggaatttaataactttccttcttcgaaatgtttgttgtttattatcctacttatctgaattctTTTAGTGTTTTTGAACTTATATTCGAATATTTtaatcaaaccaatatttttctcgattttacatatcataacaatatatataatatatatatatatatatatatatatatatatatatatatatatatatatatatatatatatatatctataacgATTAAGTTTAGAACATCCTTTAAGTATTTTTTAACGTCACTGTATCAAAATGAAACTTTAGGTGAACATTAAGGGACGTTATTAGAATTATCCTGTAAATTTCATTTATTTCAGTAACAGCagagatttttaatatttataaatgtaTGTTAACATTGCCAATCACTATAACCTTGCCAACCACATTTACCCTCTGCCCGATATTGTATGCGCGGTACCATGTAAATTAGGATTGAAAATTGGGCTGCGAATACTGAACGGTTGAGAGTACCCATCACGAGACGCGTAAACAATGAAAGCTCTAAAAATGCAACGAAAAGATTTTCGGCATATTTATTACcatgattttgattttttgatgGATATGCTAATTATACATTATTTatgataattaatttattattgtatttcGTTTTTAAAACATTCATTTTTCAACTTCTAGgtacaaataaaatttgttttagatTTGTTCATTTAAGCAATATGTCTGAGTGTACATTATTACAAAGCTATCAATATCCCATCTCGTTTACATTTAGGGAAGCCGTGCCGCTATGCCAGCTTTCTCAacattatatgtatatatgtatatatgtttcCTGTTTCAATATTGACTTTCCCCAAGAGCCATATGTTATAGTATATGTTCTAGAGTCGATTCTGTTACATCATTAATGTAAACAAAACGTACTGACTGCATAAATTCTAATTGAATATGTTTGGGGTTTAGTTTTGAGAGTGTATATTGCATTTATGTGACTCcttcttgacaaaattgtatgtaaataaataattaccACAAATTATATCTGTGCTAACGGCACCATACCAATATTTCTCATAAGGAACTAATTAGATTGAGTCTTTGAGACTGATACCAATGTGTTTTGTAGGAAGAAGAAATTTAGCTACGACATATTTAGTAAATGGATCGTAATACGAACTTTTTTTACTACAGTTGCATATACAAAGTGTTCTTTTAATTTGTGCACATGTTAACAGTACAATTTTGACTTTACAATATGACAatttaaacaaatcttatcgaTACAAGATTGTTTTTGTATAAGATAATAAGGTTTATGTTATCCAATATAGGGTGTTGTATTTTAACAACTACTAATATTCCGCTGTGGGGAATAACAGTAAGTTTAACCCTCTAGCGGATGAGTGAGGCATGCCACTTTAATCCTATATGAAAGTACGACATAAACTTtgtaaatttttttgataaaattaaaaacCTGTATACCTTTTCTACTCATATAATATAATTTCtctgcaaattaaaaaaaaattacgaaaCCTAAAATATATTGCTAATGGTCCTTACAGGCCTCACCCGACcgtgtaattttttaaataactttatgCGCCATCTGTATACGCTTGACAGACAATTAATTAACTTTCTAGTTACTCTAAATTTAGTGCAGTACATTATATCGTACATTATCGTACATTTAGCGTTTAGTTGCaaacataaacacacacacaccacacacacacacccatacacacacacatacatacaacaAAGTAGATCACAACTACAGTGGATATGAGATTCCCGGAGTGAGGTAGGATGGGAGCGCATAAACAGCTGCAAAATATGCTGGAAGTCTTTTGGAAGAGGATCCAACACCTGCTCCAGACAAAATAGGTTATTGCAAATATTGCAGAAAAAccagatatttttgtaaattctttAAGTTTTGGCTGTGTATTGTACATATAACAGCATGCTGTATACTGCAGTTGTCAGAGTCAAAAATGCCACTGCACCTCTTaaaatcataagaacaagctgaattttgctgacaATGTCAATTTTTTGACCCCAAAAGAGATACAATAAAGTTTACTGATCCTACTTCCGGCCTTTCTTCTAAAACTCCCTCGTAGGGGGGAAAAATCAATTTACCATGAATGTGTActctgtagaaaaaaatgttttaaataaaaactgtagctgagataattttaaacaacaatGCTTGTTTGcgctttttgtgtagaataaaaaGTTCACTAACAAACAACGCTTCGAGCAACCGGCAgttttgaatgtcagttgcgcgcacgaaatcaattttaaataaaatttgtattaacccgctggtaaaaattttatatcttttgATAGGAGTTAACtatcgataaaaatcaaaattcgttttaaaggtaaaaagtgcatctttcgtataaaatttttgtaatttgctgcaTATAAAGTCAATTTTTATATTGGTGCTAAATATATAAAAGTTgcgtgattttttttatttttggcgaTTCTCATGAAATCACtaacatttattattttcattgatAGGCCAGTATAGAATTtctatttttagaatttaattaataaatctatggtatttaaaatatgcctaaaaaacgctgagcttaaacttttacatttaaaagaatctaaaatgtttaaaactgtttttttttcgaTTAGACAAGTATGTTTTCGGCAGTTACCTAATTTCAGCTACAAATTTTATTCAATACCATCTTGAAggcattttccgtgacgtgcgCTCGTTTGTAAGGTGAAAGTTTAAAATCTgcatttttaggcatatttcaaactcttcatatttgttgccacaactcaaaatcgaaattttatgttatatgttttaaagattaggctctgAAAATGTAAAATGCAACACGAACGGTCAATGAAATTGGATAAAGtttattgatctcacgaaaatcataaaaatggcaaaaatagaACAAAGgttattatttattgaacagatttatacAATAACTAACTTTTTTTGTGGCAAAATTCAAAAATTGCGTATAAAAGCCGCAATTTTCacatttaaaatgcattttgatttttttcgatAGGACATtcagatcaaaagatatcgaatttttaccgtcgagtgaataaaaattttatttaatttttttttattaatgtgtCTCAGCTGCCaagaccattgacacaaacaatattgtgtacaataattacaaaaagcacatgttactaattgctacagttaatctataagcttagaacctatgactaaataatacaacagttttatcactaagttatacgttataagttaaaggtaaagtacgtggaaaacaaggggtcatattctgtttaacaactgaatgtctttcaagaaaccaattaggttaaagatttgatcgggtgagtttaaaacatctttgatatttgacttaagtttatgttgcattctgtgttttgcgtaccggggacactcgatcaggatgtgtttcacagttaatacacttgagcagatttggcaattgggTTTCGGCTCGgactttattaaatatttatgtgtgagtcgggtatgtcctattcttaatcttcggatgacagctttttcttttctagaaattgttggaagttcaaatttttcaacagtctgccgGATCTCATGTAATGCAATCTTGATTGTGTTCCAGTGGGTTTGTCAGGTATAATACCGTTGTTTCTTGAATATTTGCTTAAGTCATTACGGATTTGAATATGTTGGGCTTTTGAGGATGGACTGTTTACACAAGAAGCTTGCTTGgctgcttggtctgctttttcattaccggggatgccgatatgggatggtagccagatgatcGTGACATGTACACCTTGAAAAGCGAGTGCACTGTAAAtcctatggatttcttgaactaagggaTGCTGAGAGTATAGACTTTTTATTGAGTGTAGTGACGACAGGAAGTCTGtgcatattatttagtttttatcaatgtttttagttttttttataacctTCTAGTATCGCATAAATTTCTCCAGTGTATACGCTGCATAAATTCGGTAAAAAAGACGATTTTATTCTTTCATCATATGTGGTAACGGCACATCCTACGCCTGTTTCGCTTTTAGAGGCATCTGTATGCAGATTTTTTTGGAATTGTTTCTTGCTTATGAGTTCTTCGAAGTTTTGCCTTAGAAAAAGGTTTGTTgtttcatgtttactatattcTAATAGAGAAGTGATTGAATGTGGGGTTGGTCTATTCCAAGGGATAGTAGCCGGGATTAGGAATAGATGTGTTTTAGTAAGGTCGATGGTTTTTCTTAGAATTAATTTCTGGATGTCTATTATTGATTTTATCCTCTGCGGAGTCTCCACAGGCgatgttaaaataattaaatggtAGACTGGATTGGATGGATTTGCGGACACGAAAGCAAAGTAAGATAGAAAAAGAGACTCTCATCGAATTCAAAGAGGTGGTTCATTAGCCTCGCAGTAAAGGCTGTCTATAGGACTAGATTTGAAAGCGCCTAAACAAAGACGAATAGGAGTGTTATGCACAGAGTTCTGTAGCTTTAAGTCAGATTTTGATGCAGACATGTATATGAAGCTGCCGGAATCCCGCGAATTGAGCGGATTAaagctctatatatatatatatatatatatatatatatatatatatatatatatatatatatatatatatatatatatatataagtaagaTGGTTTCGTCCTCACCCCATGTGTACTTTGATAGTGCCTTGATGATATTGAGTATCTTCATTGCATTGCCCTTTACTACACTAATATGCTATTTCCAAGTTACCCTACAGTCAAACGTGAAACCAAGTATTTTGTGATGAGTAACTAGTTGCAATCTGACATTTCGTTGGGAGGTATTTGCCTTGAAACACCACGCTGGCAAGGCGGTTTGGTGAGTTTTTAATTCAGCCGCTCATTGTGAGTACCGACGCTGTTTGAAGCTGCCCGCTTTGGGTCAGACGCTTCTAGGTTTGTGATCTTATACTAGCCCTAAAATCAAGGGTTGCCAGCTCCACCATCTTCGCCGTACCGGAAGTATTCTTCGTCACCTTGGATGCCGttctggacttcatccgtgaccctggacaacGGACCCTTAGCAGATGCTAGCTTTCCGGGCCAAGAAGCTCCTGGAATCTGCGGGGGCAGGGATTgtttcactttccctgataggactatccaatagAATCCAAGGGACTCCAAAGGAGTTCCTACACGCTACCCAATTATTCCTACCTGATGATGATAAACTAGTTGCAATGGAGTTCCATTAAGGGCCATAATTGGACTTTGGCTGCAGGATCTTCTGCTAAATCGTATTAATTTCAACTTAGTAATTGAAAGAGCTAATCCGGTTTTTTTGGACAATTCGCTAAGTTGATTTACAGCGACCTGGAGCACTTTGCATGTGGCAATTGTACTTTTTCCCCGAGAATATAAAATAAGAGCATCTTCGTATATTAAGTGCTTGACTGGAGGACAAATACTGGaacaaatatcatttattgcaagAATGAACAGTGTTGTACtgagtactgaaccttgtgggactccattaTTTTGCCCGAATGTCGCCGAAATTTCCCCATTTGTTTTTACTTTAAACGTTCTTTGTTGTAAAACGTTTTTTTATGAAGGAGTAAATATTTCCTGTTATCTTGTATTGACGAAGCTTTTCAAGGATGGCTTGGCGCGAGATAGTATCGAAAGCTCCTTCTATATCAAAGACAGTATCGATCAGATCTTGTTTATCTGAAATAGCGGAAGCTATTATGTGTTGTTGTAATAGCACTAAATTGTTAAGGGTTGAACGGTGACGTTTGAAACCAGATTGCGGTGCGTCAATTATTGCATATTTTTCGAGAAGCCATGTTAGTCTTGAATTAATCATTTTCTCAAACAGTTTACATAATAAACAGGTAAAAGAGATAGGCCTGTATGATTTTGTTAGATTTGAGGGTAGATCAGATTTTTTTATTGGTATGATAATTGCCACAGTCTGGGTAATTGTTGAGTATACCATATCTTGTTATAAAGATTTAGCAGTGTTGCGAGGCTAGAATAAGATAAATTTTTGATAAATATAATTGGGATATTGTCTGGTTCAGCGGTGAAGTTCGTACAAGAGGATAGTGCAAGTGCTAACTCTTCTTGTGCAAAAGAAAGGTTGAAGGTATATTCTGGTTATTTGGACTTTCAATTTCTTCGACTTCAGACCTGAATTTCCATGCAAAACTTTCAGCCATGATTTGATCAATTGTTGGTTATCTGTTATAACTTTTCCATTCAATGATATTGCTGGAATTTTTGGAGGAGTTTTATAACCTTTCATTTGTcttatttttgtccaaacttAAGATGGTGGAGTATCACTAGTAAGTGTAGAAACAAAATTTTGCCAGgaatcttttttgctttttttaaggACATATTTCACTTTTGCTCTTAGCTTTTTGAAATAGATTAGGTTTTCTtgagttcttctttttcgatatCTGTTGAGAGCCGTTTTGTATTGACGTACATTCTGAATTCCACCACGGTACTGCTTCTTTAGGGGgacatattgttatttttttacatGATTTTCTGCAGACATAATAATACAGTTATTAAAGAGAGTTATTGCCTCGTCTATATCTGCAGATCGTTGAAGTAGTAAGATATGATCTTCGGTGCTAGTCTGAAAATTATTCCAGTCCGCTTTAGCGATATTCCATTTAGTAATGGTGCACAAATTTTTATTGCTATTTGTTATGCCTATCGGGAAGTGGTTACTATCATATAAGCTATCTAAAGTATATCATGAGAGTGAATCATCAGACTTGGGATCATATATACTTAGATCGGTAGAAGAGTAAGTTCTTGAGGCGATGTTAAAATATGTACTGGCTCCACTATTCATCTGACAAGTATTATTGCAACTCAATACGGTCTCCACGGTTTTTTCTCTaccaaatgttttctttgagcccCATATAGTACTATGGGCGTTAAAGTCTCCAACCAGTATAAAAGGGCTGGAAAATTGACGAATTAAGTCATCTAACTCGGTTTCTGTTAAGTTGTAATTAGGTGGAATATATGTACTGCATATGGTTATTTGGTCGGGACACCAGACAGTTATTGCTATGGCCTCTAAATTGGTAGTTAGGATATATTGTatagaaaataaatcattagaCACGAAGATAGAGGTTCCTCCACTTGCTCTTGTGTACATAGTCCGAAGGAAATGGTaaccttcaaaatttttaagatcACGTCTATGTGTTTCCTTaaaattggtttcttgaaggcaGATGATATCTacttttgtattattaattaattgttgTAAGCGGTCTAAGCGAGGgtagaacccatcgcagttccactgcactaacgtgaaagtaaaatatatttaacattgaGAACGTTGAGAGGTCAGAGAAGAGTCGGTTAGATAATTTTCTCATTATTTGTAGATTGCGATGTTGTGCTTCCAATTTCTAAATTATCTGTTGTCTAAGttgctgtttaatttttttagaaactcttgtaaatctattcttgatttttttatCTTCTAGTGAAGGGTATATTTTAGATATGTCGTCGAGTAGTGATCGAACATTTTGAGTGAAATACGGTGCTTCTTGAAGAGGGTTATTACTGCCGAATGAGTTTTCCAGAAAGGCAAGAAAATTTTCAACCGGTAAAGAGAATAAGTTttgattttcttaataaaaatgaTTGATTGTGAGAACAGAGGAGGCGGTTAATTTAGATTGATCGGATGCGACTTTCttggattttttagttttatgcttTTTATGCACTCTTGCATCGGGTGAAGGCATTTTTATATCTTTGATGGGTAAGTTAGTAGATGTGTTTGTTTCTTGGAAGGTAGAATCGCTGAAGTCAGAACTAATTCGTTTCTGACCAGTGGTAGGAGGAAGAAATTCATTGTTTGCGGCAATAGAAGTGATGGATATATCAACAGTTTTTATCTGTTGACTGGAAACCATATTTTGTGTTGTATTTGGTGGTGCCATGTTGTTTTATCTTGGGGTAGCAGGAATAGATTCAGCTGGGGACGTTTGTTCATTTAAGAGAAGATTGCTGGGAGGATTTTGACAGTTAATTGCTGTATGGTTATGTTTTTTGCATAGAAAACATGACATTTTGTCGGTGTGGAGAAATATCTGTACGAATTATGGTCGAATGGAATTATTAATGAAGTTTCAATTTCGAGGCTATATGTGGTTGGAGTAACGTATACCTGTCTTCTGAAGCTCTTAATATGCATAAATTCATCATCGGGGATTCCAGATTTAATATATGACACTGGTGAAGCAAGTTGAAAACCTAGATCTTGAAGGTGTTCTTATATAATTTCATGAGGTATTGATGGACAGACGTTGGAGATTATTAGTCTTTTGGCTGGGGTAACCAATCTTCTTACGGGTAGTTCTACAGAGTTGATTGTAATCGTAGGGTATTCTGTTAAAATATATGTTcgacagttcttcttcttcaggttccttctcctatcggaggttggaaatcatcatagctatcttaattttattgaccgcgcttctgaataattctaatgagctgcaaccgaaccactctctcaaatttcttagccaggatattttgcgtcgtcctgggtttctcttcccttgtatcttctcttgtataattaatctaagtaatacgtacttctcgcccctcattatatgacccagatattgaatctttctaattttaacagtttttatgtcATCGACAAGTTCAGGATTTGTTAAGTAGATGCATATCCGATTATTGGAAATTCTTGAGGTTAAGCATATGCTTTTGGGGCTAACAATGTTACCTATGGCTTTGACCTAGTCGAGTAGTAATAAGTTTGGTTCAGCATGTATTAGTATGGCTTGATATTTTTTGGGATATTTCGGTTTGGGTTTTGACATAGTAGCAGCTGCATATGAATTTGGATTATTACTGATGATGTTGTTTCCAAACATGGTGTTGCTAACTGTAGGAGAACATTGAAGTTGTTACTCATGTAGTCAAAAATaactatttttggttttcttGTAATAAATTTTTGACTGATAGGCAGCAATTGTAGTGCatattgtttaaaattgtttcaaaatatttttattctattgttttaaaatatttctattctatgtaCCTATATGTAAATTCTTAGTCCTAAGTTTTAATTTGCCTAGCCGGCAACCCTGTCAGCCctaggcaaagtcattacaaTTTTATAAGGGTAGTATGTTTCCATATGTTGCCATAAGAGCACAAAATAAAGAACGTGTGAAGAGATttcattttataagttatttcttCACCCTATCGACCAACTATTTACCACCACGATTAACCAGCGACCAGTCAATTTAATTCAACAAtttaaacatacaattttttggtCATTCGTAGCCGAATTCGGTGGTAAAtcgtaacaatttcaatttttaaatcatcaatTTGTTAAAAGTAAAGCAAGATTAGGAAAGTTTCTATTAGTGCATCTGTGCCTTTGCCTTTCAACCCATCAGAGAACGGGACAGCGAGTCAAAAGAACGTTGACAAACACGAAGCGGTGTTCCTGTGGCAAATTTGCTGAGCGATTGCAGACGCGCATCTCTGAAAAGCTGTAAGTCTGTTCCACTTATATACCATCTTAAGATAAATCCTACCCTTAACCTTTATCGCAGTGCTATTTATAGATTCTGGTATTTCAgacttttttgatctttttgaatTTGCATGGTATTATAACTTGTCAGATTTAGAGATATTTAcgaacatttcaattaaaaaataaataatgtcgAGCTCAGATATTgcacaattaataagaaatagAGGTTCTCTTAAACGTAAATTAACTTCATTaacaaattttgtaaataaaataattgatggtTCACTTAAACCGACATTAGGCGATGTAAATATGCgatataaaaataatcttgaATTATTAAGTCAATTTGAAATTATTCAGCAATCTATCGAGGAGAAATGTTCGGACGATCAATTAGAAATTCATTTTAATGAACGTGATCCATTTGAAAATCAATTTTATACAGCAATTTCATATTTAGAGGAATACATAAACAATTCTTCTCCGGTAATAAATGTCACACCTCAAAATGTAATTAATCACGATCCActtcaaaattttcttttgcCGAAAATCAAGCTTCCTACATTTAATGGTGAATATGAGCAGTGGCTCGAATTCAAAACCAATTTTATAAACACTATCGATTCAAATTCATCATTAAGTGCaggtcaaaagtttaactttttaaaagctgCGTTGGAAGGTTATGCCAAACGAACAATAGAAGGTTTTACTGATTCCCAAGACTACCATGCTGCATGGAATATGCTTTGCAACAAATTCGATCGAAAAAAGTTTCTAGTAGACACCCACTTAAAATCTATTTTCAATTTAAATTCGATACATAAAAGCACATTCATGCAATTCAGAGGGTTAATCGATGAAGTTTCAAAGCATTTATCATATTTAGAAGGAATGAAGCTCACTAAAGAGTCTCTATGGGATATGACAATTATTCATGTTGTGTACAATAAATTAGACAAAGTAACTCAAAATAAGTGGAAAGAATATCACACTTCCGTAGAATTGCCTCACTTAAATGAATTTCTTGAATTCCTTAAACAGAGACAAGACATATTACAATCTCAAGAAGAGCCTCATTCCTCCTCAATGATGACCGTTAAAAGTCACTCTGGGTTTCAGAAACCTCTACAATCTCGATCACAATTTCATTTAGCAATAAatcaaattcagtgcaatttttgCAAGAGTGATCATTTAATATATTCTTGCCCCGAATTTTTAAGATTAACAATTAATGACAGATGGGAAAAGATTAAAATCTATTTTCAATTTAAATTCGATACATAAAAGCACATTCATGCAATTCAGAGGGTTAATCGATGAAGTTTCAAAGCATTTATCATATTTAGAAGGAATGAAGCTCACTAAAGAGTCTCTATGGGATATGACAATTATTCATGTTGTGTACAATAAATTAGACAAAGTAACTCAAAATAAGTGGAAAGAATATCACACTTCCGTAGAATTGCCTCACTTAAATGAATTTCTTGAATTCCTTAAACAGAGACAAGACATATTACAATCTCAAGAAGAGCCTCATTCCTCCTCAATGATGACCGTTAAAAGTCACTCTGGGTTTCAGAAACCTCTACAATCTCGATCACAATTTCATTTAGCAATAAatcaaattcagtgcaatttttgCAAGAGTGATCATTTAATATATTCTTGCCCCGAATTTTTAAGATTAACAATTAATGACAGATGGgaaaagattaaatctttaaaactttgtccgaattgtttacgttttggtcACTCCAAGGAAAGGTGCAGTAGCGGATCATGTCGTAAGTGTAAACgtaaacacaacactttattacATCAAGATTATTCTCGTTCATATCAAAGTCAAAACACACAGTCGAATGCATACAACAACAATAATCAATACAATTCTCGAGACACAATTCAATCAGTAGGTGCTCATAATCATCCAAATGATAGTGACCAGGTGTCACACAATTCACAAGCAATTTCTCACAATATTCAAACAATTTCAGTCCCAAATCAACAATGTTTAGTTACAGACAGAGATACACAATCTAATATAATTCTGTCGACAGTAACATTCAAAGTTAAAGACCAAAACAATCAATTGCATCAATGTAGAACTCTGCTCGATTCAGGAGCTCAATCCCATTTGATTACCGAAGAGTTTGTCAAACGGTTAGGGTTACCATTAACCAATACCGAATTAGCTATTATTGGTATTAACCAAGTGGTTTCTactttaaaaaagaaaacttCAATTACAATTTTCTCAAACAAAATTAATTTCCAATTTCAATTATCTTGTTATGTAACACCATTCATTTCAACTATTCCGTTACAACAATTTGATATCTCTACAATT includes:
- the LOC140433837 gene encoding uncharacterized protein — protein: MKLTKESLWDMTIIHVVYNKLDKVTQNKWKEYHTSVELPHLNEFLEFLKQRQDILQSQEEPHSSSMMTVKSHSGFQKPLQSRSQFHLAINQIQCNFCKSDHLIYSCPEFLRLTINDRWEKIKSLKLCPNCLRFGHSKERCSSGSCRKCKRKHNTLLHQDYSRSYQSQNTQSNAYNNNNQYNSRDTIQSVGAHNHPNDSDQVSHNSQAISHNIQTISVPNQQCLVTDRDTQSNIILSTVTFKVKDQNNQLHQCRTLLDSGAQSHLITEEFVKRLGLPLTNTELAIIGINQVVSTLKKKTSITIFSNKINFQFQLSCYVTPFISTIPLQQFDISTISIPQNIELSDPTFNTPQKVDMIIGASLFWELLLEGNIKLGKHAPVLQNTKLGWVISGTVMNAISTSLCNFSQCFIPEDNQLRKFWELNEINKPMMLSKDDVQCEELFTKHTQRNENGQFVVKLPFKYSTDLLGDLKEIAKKRFISLENRFKTHPQFYQLYKNFIHEYIDLGHMTRVESDMVTEPTYFFPHHGIYKPSSLTTQLRVVFDGSSPITYLTF